GAACCGCTAAATGACAGCCGATGTCAACCATAAATTCAGAGATACAAGTAATAGTTTTTAGAATACCATGTTAAAAGGGATCACTCGTCAGTAAATGTTACTGATCTCTGTAACGAACTGCGCCTAGCATCCAACCACTGTTGTAAAATCAATGCAGCAGCCTTACGATCAATTAAACCCTTGTTCCTGGACGGGGAGCGATTTTCAGCTATTATCAGTTGTTCTGCTTGATAAGAAGTTAATCTTTCATCCATATATTCCAAAGGAAGTTTGAGCGCCTCAGCTAGTCTAGCCGCAAATTTTTGGACATGACGGGCTTGAAACCCTATAGTACCGTCCATAGAATAAGGTAAACCAACAACGAGAAGTTGCACTTGTCGCTCATTGACTATTTGCTGGATTTTCTCCACATCTTCCACAAAAGATTTGCGCTCAATCGTAGTGATACCCGTAGCAATCAAACCAGTACCATCACACCCTGCCAGTCCAATGCGTTTACTACCAACATCAACACCTAAAGCGGAGATAAATGATTTTGATTGCTGTTGAGAGATCACTATTGTTGCTCCTGGGTTGGATCTGCGGCTGAATCTAATGGACAAGATGTATCTATTATATTCGAGTTTTGATGAGAAAAAGCTACAATTTCCGACTGCACTGGTATAGCTCTTTCTGGCTGTACCTGCTGTGGTTGCGGCATCCATGACATCCCCCCAGGTATGGGCTTCCGGGTTGGTTGCAGCCCTTGTAACATTTCTTGCCACTGAATCCCCTCTAAGGAGACAAATTTCGATTCTCGCAGTTTATGCCAGACTGAACGAGACATGATTAGGGTATGTTCTCGGCGTTTAGCCCCAATGCGTTCTAAATATTCTTCTCTTTCTGGTTGATAGTCTGAAGAGGCTAATTGTAAACCTTGTTGGGGAAAATCTTGGGCAATCCGAGCTAATTGAGACAATAGTTCTGGATATAACCAAGTATAAGCCGGATGAACCGTCAGTGTAGCTATATGGGGATTTGTGCCTGTGCGATCAAGTTGCACCTGGAAATAACCAATAGCTGCTTTCCGCTGGGGTTCAAAGACATAACCACTCACAACTTCTGTTTTTGTCATCCACTGCTTGAGCGCGTCACCAATAGCCCCAAACAAAGTAGTTTTAAAGTCGTGGGTATGACGATCAAATACTTGCCTTACCAAAGGTGGCATTGCTGCTGTATCTAGTTGATATAGCAAGGGAGCATCAGCATTACTGACTGGTAATAAATTGGGTAAATCTGGCTCAGTTTGGATTAATTCCGCTAATAGCTGGGGACTAATTTCCCAGTATGTCATTTCTGCCAGCCGTTGAAATCCATTGTGGCGATAAAGTGCTAAGGCATCAACGTCATTGATATTAACTTCTAATATCCACGTCCGCGCTTCTAAAATTGATTCAAAGCAATGGCGCAGGAGTTGTGAACCTACCCCCATCTTGTCGCCAGTCCCTGCTAACATTACCCGGTCAATTCGCCAAGTGCTGCGAGTCCGGTTAAAGGGCGATACTTGAATCATTCCCAGTAGTATCCGTCCCTGTTCGGCAACATAGCCCCAGAAGCGGTACTGTAGTGGGTTGGGAAACCAGCTTAAGAATTTGAGTAACCCATACCAGTGTCGTAGCCATTGCATTTGCCGCATGGCTGCACCAGCTTCTTGGGGAGAAAGATGGGACAATGATTCTTGAGTTAAGCGGTCAATTCCGTCCAAATCCCTATGTTGGACTGGCCGGATAACAACGCTGAGGTTTCGAGGGAGTAGTGAGGTCATGTTGATTCAAGCCGCCATTTAACCTTTACAAAATTATGAGTATTGATGTAATGCTGCAATTATTCTAACGGTCTTCTGCTCTTAGGTCTTGTTCCCAAAGAGTGATTTTCTTAACTAGATATGTAAAAAAATATCAAAAGCAGAAACCGCGAGTACACCCTTGGGGTGAAAACCACAATATCTGCTTCTATTTTATGTTAATTTTGGTAAAAATGCTTTTAAATCTATAACCCTTGGCGAGAAGCGAATTTTTCAAAATCGGCTTGGGTTTGATGTAGTAATTGTTGACGACTATCTTGTATTGTTTGTTTGAAGTTGGGAACCAAGTTACGAGCTTGTAATGTCATATGCAGTTGTAGATGAGCAACGTATTCACTTGTATCTTGGTTATCTACAGTTGCGCCTGTTAGTACATTTGATTTCATTGCCACTGGGTTCTCCTTGGTGAATTCGGTGTAATTGCTTTCCTAGCCTAGATTAGAAGTTATCATTTTTTTTACCTAACTGCCTATTTCGCAATGAAGTGTAATGATTGGAAAGGAGGGAACAGCCAATACAGCGGTTCTTGATTGAGTGAGGTACATGAACCCCACCCCCAACCCCCTCCCCGCAAGCAAGGAGGGGGCTATGATGTAACTCATAACAGCAGGAAGTGCTGTAATCAAGATCAATAACCTGATTTTTTACCAAATAAAAATTTTCTAATCCTCCCAAAGTGTATAAGTTTCGTTAAAAACTTCATCCCAACTTAAAGCAATAATATCTGGTTTTTTGCCCATTTCATCTCTAGCATCCTGTTTTGCAGCCAGAAAACAATTATTCCAAATAGATTCCAAAAAATCTCGATTGAGACTTGGCATTTCTTCTTGACTGGCAGTAATTTCTGCCCTAGCTGAACGAATAGAAATTACCCAACTAGCACTACGTTTTTCTGGTTGACATTTCCACTTAATTATATGCAGTATCAATCGAGTTAGGCGATTAATTACTGCTCTTTTTTCTGATCGCCCCATAGACTCGGATAAACTCTCTAAAATATAATCAACTTCTTTCATTTTCCCCTCCTCTAGCAGTTGTTTTGCTTTCACTACAGCTAAATATGGTGATTGAAAAACCAGTTCATCATAAGGTACTGTCATAATTGATAACTCCTTGGCTTGTTTTTTCCTAAATCTTGCATAAAAGATGGTACTGTTTTAACAACTTATAGAAAAATATCCCTTTGTGATTAGATACAATTAACGATAACCTCCACTTTAAGAGTATTGTAGGTTTACAAATCAGTCAATAATCTTACTTTCCATAAAATCATCATAAACACATCATATTATTAATTTTATATGCCTATACTTGACGATTAACGATAGACTGTTAATTATAGATAAGTAACTCAAAACTCAATACACAAAATGATTTCAGAACTCTCTCCCAAAATTCCTTATTTAGTGGGAATGTCTCAACCAGAAACCCATCTGTTTGAGGTGACTTTACACATTGTCAACTATCCATCAACAGTTCTCGATTTGAAAATGCCAGTGTGGACTCCTGGTTCATATTTAGTGCGGGAATATGAGAGACATTTACAAGATTTTGTGGCTGTTGCTGACAGTGAACCTTTATCTTGGCATAAAGTTAGTAAAAATCATTGGCAGGTAGAAAAGGGTGCTGTTTCAGAAATAACTATTAATTACCGTGTATTTGCCAATGAACTAACAGTTCGGACTAATCATTTAGATGCTACTCACGGTTATTTTAACGGTGCAGCGTTGTTTTTGAGAATTCCTGGGTGGGAAAATTTACCCATGCAAATAACAGTAATTCCAGCCAACCCTAAATGGCAAGTAACTTCTAGTTTACCACTGGTTGCAGAAACAGTAAATACTTTTTTAGCAGCAGATTTTGATACTTTAGTTGATAGTCCTTTTGAAATTGGTTGTCATCAATTATATAATTTTGAAGTTTTGGGTAAACCCCATGAATTAGCAGTTTGGGGAAAAGGAAATTTTCAACCACAACAAATGATTGCTGATTGCCAAAAAATTATTGAGGTAGAATCACAAATGTTTGGTGGTTTACCTTATGATAGATATGTGTTTTTTCTGCATTTACTTCAGCAAGGTTTTGGTGGTTTAGAACATAAAAATTCTTGTTCTTTAATTTATCAAAGATTTGGATTTCGGACTCAGGATAAATATGAACCGTTTTTACAATTAGTTGCCCATGAATTCTTTCATTTATGGAATGTTAAAAGAATTCGTCCCCAAGGGTTAGAGGTTTTTGATTATGATCAGGAAAACTATACGCCATCTTTATGGTTTTGTGAAGGAACAACCAGTTATTATGATTTAATAATTCCTTTACGAGCAGGTATTTATAATGCTAAGGCATATTTAAACTATTTGAGTAAGGAGATTACTAGATATTTGCTAACTCCCGGACGAAAGGTACAACCTTTATCAGAGTCCAGTTTTGATGCTTGGATTAAACTTTATCGGCCAGATGCTAATAGTGGTAATTCACAAATTTCCTATTATTTAAAAGGGGAAATGGTGTCACTTTTATTAGATTTATTAATCCGCGTTAATCATCAAAATCAGCGTTCTTTAGATGATGTAATGCGGCAAATGTGGAAGCAGTTTGGAAAAGCAGAAATTGGTTATACTCCAGAACAGTTGGAGGGTGTAATTGAGTCTGTAGCGGGTATGGATTTAGGAGATTTCTTTAAACGCTATCTTCATGGTTTGGAAGATTTACCATTTAATCAGTATTTACAACCTTTTGGTTTGCAATTAGTTGAAGGAAACAATGAAGAACCTTATTTAGGTGTGCGGATAAATACTGAAAATGGGCGAGAGATAATTAAATTTGTCGAAGCGGGTTCACCTGCACAAAAGGCGGGTATTGATGCAGGAAATGAGTTATTAGCTATTGATGGCATTAAGGTAGGAAATCAGTTAAATGAGCGCTTAAAGGATTATCAAGTAAATGATTCTATCCAAGTTACTGTTTTTCATCAAGATGAATTGCGGACTTATTCTGTGAATCTAGCTGCACCAATTGCTGGTAAGTATCAACTCAAAGCTATGGAAAATCCTTCTTCTACAGAAATGGAGAACTTTGCAGGTTGGTTAGGTGTACCTTTGACAGCTATTGAGTAATATTAGAGATGAAATTGTCTGAATCAGGATGCTCTGGATTCAAGGATTAACAGGATAAGAAAATATAGATAATTTAATTAAATCTTGTAGATCTTTAAATCTTTTAAATCCTGATGCAGATGATTAATGACTTTTTAATACTCCTAGTTCTTTCTGAATTGGTAAAATGTCTAAAGTATCAGTTTGGGAACAATATTTCAGATCTTCTAAACATTTTAAACGTAATAATCGTTGACCATGACTAGCTTGATGAAGTAGTCCTAATAAGTCATTTTGCCATTGGGAATAAAGAGCGATCGCACCAATCGCCTCATCATTACCACTAATTTCTTCTAGGGAACAATTAGTTTGTTGCCAAATACTATGAGCGATCGCTCCAGCACACACTGTATCCTCTAAAGAATAACTACCTTCCCAGCCAGAACCAACAATCCAGACGGTTTCCGGTTGTTTTTCTAATAGAAATTTAACTACTGCTGCCCGATTAATCAAAGCTGCTGCGAGGACAATGGGGGCATTTTGTATCCGTTGTAAAGCCCGTGTACCATTGGTGGTACTAATAAATAACCGTTTTCCTGCAACTAATTCTGCTGTGCAATCTAAGGGTGAGTTACCTAAGTCGAAACCAGCTACTTTAGCGCCACCCCGTTCTCCAGCCCTGAGTCGTTTTTCTGGAGGCCATTGTTCACTGACTGTCATCAGTTGATCTAAATCGCTGAAAACTTGCACAGCTTCACCTCCAGCAGCTAAAACTGTGGACATTGTACTAGTTGCTCGTAGAACATCAACGGCGATCGCACATTCTGGAACTGTATCAGTTGGGGTTAATTCGGGAGTGTGATATACAAATATCTTCACGTGCTGGCTACACCTATTTCATAAGACTGCGCTAATATTTTACCTACTTGATGTCACTAACTGATGATAATATTTACTAATAAGTAGGTTGGCGTTAAAAATTGTCGTTATGACAAGGGAACAGGGAACAGGGAACAGGAAGAGAGTTTTGGGCGATTTTACTTTTCTTCACATACCTTTAAATTTTTATGTTCACCTACTTACATAAGAGAGATAAAGACAATAGGCAAGAGTTAACAGGGTATTTTGAGTATTAATTTAGACCTGACTCAAAACTTGCTACTTATTAAAACTTGGTAGTTGCCGCAGCCACAGCCAAAGCACCCCAACCCAGCATTAATGCCAATCCTCCCAATGGTGCAACTGCTCCCAAGGATTTGATCCCTGTTAGGCTCAGAGCATACAAGCTACCGGAAAAAATCATCACACCAATAATAAATAACCAACCACTAACTACCAGCGTAGTCGATGGAGTTTCTAAACGACTCATGAGCATGGCAACTACTAAAAGTGCTAGAGCATGATACATTTGATAACGAGCGCCAGTATCAAATATTTCTAGAGAGCGCTCGCTAATTTTTTCCCGCAAAGCATGAGCGCCAAAAGCACCACCAGCGACAGATAAACCGCCAAAAATGGCGGCTATAGTTAAGAAAAACTGTGTCATCTGACCTATTAAACATCAAAATGATATGATAAAGCCCCTTCTTCGTTTACTTGAAAATTTGCATTAAATTCTTTAGCTTTCTTATCTAAATATTGTTTAGCTTCCGCTGCTGGTAATTGGGACTGCATGGCAAAACTTAATAAAGTTACGCGACCTTGATTTTGTAGTAACATTTGATAAAACTGGGCTTGCAATTGTTCGCTGTTTTGTTGCTTTAATGCTTTTTTCTCTTGTTGACTTTGTTTATACAAGCCTAATGCTAACCAACTCCCCACGATGGCACTAGGAACACCAAAAATTATCCCTCCCACAATAGTATCTTTACTCTCCTGAGCCGCATTGGGAGGTGAAAATACCTGTTCCCCCTCCACAGGATATATCGTTACTCCTGACTGAGCCGATTTATCTATGGCTTCTGATACTGATATCGCCAAAAACATGAATCCGAGTGTGAGTAACCAACCAGCAGCCAGTTTTTCAGCCGTCTTCATAGTTCTACTTCAGATTTAGACATTGCTTGTAATTTTAACCTTACTTATCTGAAGCTTCCAGTAATATTGCGAATTGTTGACGATTGATTTATGATGACTATCAGGACTTACAAGATTACTCGGTAAGCGTAAAGCTCAGTCACTTTAGTGCTGAGATATAAGCGACACGGGCGAAAATATTTAGCCTAACTCGTTGACTAGTAACAGTAGGTGTGATATACTTTCAAAAGTTCCATAATTTAAGTATAACTAAACAACGTAAAAACTTAACTAATTTGGTTGAGTGCGTAGTCATACCTAACAGTATTGCAGTTTAGGAAAGCTAAATTTGGTGAAAAATGAAATACAAAAATCGAGTACGGTAGGGATACGGTCATTAACGCTTTAGGAGAATCGACCTCTGTTTTTGTTGGAGTAATCCAGCAATTGTAAGTTGGCTCATTGATTAAAGAATCTCAGTGTCTAAAGACGGTGAGAGTGTCAAGTGATTAATTAATTGCTTTCACAAATTAATTAATCAGATAAATCACATTACAGCGGTTCTTAATTGAGTGAGGTACATGAACCCCACCCCCAACCCCCTCCCCGCAAGCAAGGAGGGGGCTATGATGTAACTCATAACAGCAGGAAGTGGTGTAATCACGCAAATCATAGTTCAGACCATAATTAATTGCGTTCACAAATTAATTAATCAGATAAATCACATTAATCACGCAAATCATAGTTCAGACCATAATTAATTGCGTTCACAAATTAATTAATCAGATAAATCACATTAATCACGCAAATCATAGTTCAGACCATGATTAATTGCGTTCACAAATTAATTAATCAGATAAATCACATTAATCACGCAAATCATAGTTCAGACCATGATTAATTGCGTTCACAAATTAATTAATCAGATAAATCACATTAATCACGCAAATCATAGTTCAGACCATAATTAATTGCGTTCACAAATTAATTAATCAGATAAATCACATTAATCACGCAAATCATAGTTCAGACCATAATTAATTGCGTTCACAAATTAATTAATCAGATAAATCACATTAATCACGCAAATCATAGTTCAGACCATAATTAATTGCGTTCACAAATTAATTAATCAGATAAATCACATTAATCACGCAAATCATAGTTCAGACCATGATTAATTGCGTTCACAAATTAATTAATCAGATAAATCACATTAATCACGCAAATCATAGTTCAGACCATGATTAATTGCGTTCACAAATTAATTAATCAGATAAATCACATTAATCACGCAAATCATAGTTCAGACCATGATTAATTGCGTTCACAAATTAATTAATCAGATAAATCACATTAATCACGCAAATCATAGTTCAGACCATAATTAATTGCGTTCACAAATTAATTAATCAGATAAATCACATTAATCACGCAAATCATAGTTCAGACCATGATTAATTGCGTTCACAAATTAATTAATCAGATAAATCACATTAATCACGCAAATCATAGTTCAGACCATGATTAATTGCGTTCACAAATTAATTAATCAGATAAATCACATTAATCACGCAAATCATAGTTCAGACCATAATTAATTGCGTTCACAAATTAATTAATCAGATAAATCACATTAATCACGCAAATCATAGTTCAGACCATAATTAATTGCGTTCACAAATTAATTAATCAGATAAATCACATTAATCACGCAAATCATAGTTCAGACCATAATTAATTGCGTTCACAAATTAATTAATCAGATAAATCACATTAATCACGCAAATCATAGTTCAGACCATAATTAATTGCGTTCACAAATTAATTAATCAGATAAATCACAAAAAAGACCAAAGGGATCTGGACGTACTACTGTCATCCCAATTAATCGCATAATCCCTCTATTAGTTGGGATAACTTCACAAATTACTTCTGTTTTACTATTGGGTAAAAGTGGTGGTAAATCTATAGCATTAATTGTTCCACATTGTTTGCGAGAAACTAGCCATAACCACCGATAAGAGCCTAATTTTATATCAAGAGAACTCCGGTTACTTTCTTCAAAAATATTATATTGATAGTAGAACCAAATACCAAACATTCCCCAACTGTTAACCACAAATGGAGAAAAAAGACTTGTCTAAATTGTTGTTATGCGTAAAAATCGGGGCTAAGAAATTAATAGGATATTCTCATTCCAATTACTTACTATCTGGAAAAGATTCTGATCCACCATTAATTGTCGTCACTGGGATAACTAATCCTTCCTTAGCCATAATTGCCCCGGGAAAACTCGCATAGGCATTGTCACCCACACGATCTAAATAATCATCATTGTGGGCTGGATCATGATGGTAAATTGCTAAGGTTTTCACATTGGCAGCTTTAGCAATTTTTATAGCTTCTTGCCATGTGGAATGTCCCCAACCAATTTTCGATGATTTGGGGTTGCTGTATTCTTCATCAGAATATGTAGAATCATAAATTAGTACGTCAGCATTGCGAGCTAACCACAATACATTTTCATCTAAATGATCAGCATAATGTTCTGTATCAGTGATATAGACAGCAGCACCACCTTGCCAATTAACTCGATATCCTACTGCTTCACCGGGATGATTTAAAGGAGCCGTTTCGACGATGATGTCATCAATATAGATCGGCTGTCCTGGTTGTACATTGTGAAAAGTCAAGTTGGACTGCATAATCTGTAAAGGTACAGGGAAGTTAGGATGCAGCATTTGGTCATTTAACCGCTGTTCTATGGTTGAACCGTCTGGGGCGATCGCTCCATAAATGTCAAATTTATTACCATTGATAAAGGCTGGGGTAAAAAAGGGAAATCCTTGAATATGATCCCAGTGGGAATGGGTAAAGAATAAATGACCCTCTACTGGCATTTGTGACAATAGGGATTTTCCTAAAACGTGTAATCCTGTACCAGCATCAAAAATTAGTCTTTTACCGCCTACTTGCATGGAGACACAAGGAGTATTACCTCCGTAGCGGACAGTATCTAACCCCGGACTGGGGATACTGCCCCTAACGCCCCAAAATTGCACATTAAATTGGTTCTCTATCCTAGACATGGGTATTGTTGGCTGGCTGGACTGAGCAAAAGAGGAATGAGTGCGATTCGTTGTGAGTGAATCACTCTCAGCAGAGTTTAGTTAGAATCAGTAATCAGGAATTATTATATAGTTGTTTTTTCATCAATCCTCTTGTACATAGGTTACTACACTTACTTAAGTAATAGCTAGTAAAAATCCAGTAAAGTTACTGAAAATAATTCTTTCTAGCTTAAAAAAATCTCCCTAAACCTACGGGAATTTCAATTCCCATGTAGATAGCTGATTAAGTCCATGACCATAAGTCAGATTATATTGCAACGGAGTAATACTGATATATTTCTTCTGAATAGCATGAACATCAAGGGGAATATGATTTGGTAAATTTAACTCCATTGGTGGTTCTACATCCTCGATGACCTCTCCAGTTAACCAGTAATAAGTTTTACCTCTGGGATCAGTTCGCTTATTAAAAACATCCACGTAGCGTCTCACTCCTTGTCTGGTGAAACTGACACCAGCAATTTCTTCCTCAGATAGGGGAGGAATATTGACGTTAAGTAACATTGACTCTGGCAGCGGTTGGGCGGCAATTTTAGCAACTAGGACTTGGGCAAATTTAGCTGCTGGTTGAAAGTCCTTGTGAGTATGACTGGTTAAACTAAAAGCAATACTGGGAATACCTTCGATCAAACCCTCCATTGCGGCCGAAACAGTTCCAGAATAAAGGATTTCTGTTCCCAAATTTGCGCCTTGGTTAATGCCAGATAGCACTAAATCCGGTGGAGAATCTAATAAAGCCCATAATGCTAATTTTACACAATCTGAAGGCGTACCATCACAAGCCCAAGCTTTAATATCAGGATGAAAAATAGATTCGACTATTTCAGCGCGAATAGGTTGCAGTAAGGTTAATCCATGTCCAGTTGCCGATCTCTCTCGATCTGGACAAACTACTGTTACTTCATGACCCGCTGCGGCTAGGGTGTTAGCTAAGGCACGAATACCCGGAGCAGAAATTCCATCATCGTTACTAATTAGTAATTTCATATTTTATTATTCATTAGTCATTGGTTATTAGTCATTAGTTTAGAGTCAGTTGTCAGTGTCTGTTGTCACACTAACAAAAAATAAATGTAACTTCCTGTCACTAATTCCTCTATTCCCTGTTCCCTGTTCCCTGTTCCCTGCTATAGACTAATGACTAATGACTAATCACCAATGACTAATGACTAACAATTTAGAGGATCAACTTTTAGCATTACGCCAAGAAGGAGAAACAGCGATCGCATCTGCTGATACCTTGGAACGCCTAGAAGAACTACGAGTTAACTATTTAGGTAAAAAAGGGCAATTGGGGGCGCTATTGCGAAGTATGGGGCAAATGAGTGCAGAGGAACGGCCTAAGATTGGGGCGATCGCTAACACTGTCAAAGAAGCCATCCAAAACAGCCTTGACCAGCAACGGACAACCTTGGAGTCTGCTCAAATTCAGGCACAGCTAGAGGCGGAAACAATAGATGTCACTATGCCCGGTATTTACCGTCCCCAAGGTCGGATTCATCCTCTCAATGGCATTATTGACCAAACCTTAGATATCTTTGTCGGTATGGGTTACACCGTTGCCCAAGGTACAGAAATGGAAACAGATTACTACAATTTCGAGGCTCTTAACACTCCTCCAGATCATCCAGCCCGTGATATGCAGGATACCTTCTATTTACCAGATGGTAACTTACTGCGGACTCATACTTCCTCGGTGCAAATTCGCTATATGGAAAAGGAAGAACCACCTATTCGAGTTGTTGCCCCAGGTCGAGTATATCGCAGAGATGATGTAGACGCGACGCACTCCGCAGTTTTCCATCAAATTGAACTTTTAGCAATAGATGAAGGACTAACTTTTACAGACTTAAAAGGAACTGTGAAAGTATTTTTACAATCAATATTTGGCGATTTACCAATTCGCTTTCGTGCCAGTTATTTTCCCTTTACCGAACCTTCAGCCGAAGTAGATTTACAGTGGAAAGGGCGGTGGTTAGAAGTCATGGGTTGCGGTATGGTTGACCCGAATGTTTTGAAATCTGTGGGTTATGATCCAGAAGTTTATAGCGGTTTTGCTGCTGGTTTTGGTGTAGAACGGTTTGCAATGGTATTACATCAAATTGATGATATTCGTCGTTTGTATAATAGTGATTTACGCTTTTTACAACAGTTTTAACGGAGGGGCGGAGTTTCCCCGCCCTTGATAAAGCTTCCTGTTCCCTGCCATAATCATGAACCAAAACTCAACCAACCAAAAATTTCCTTAACTGTCAATTCTAAATTAATACCTTCCAAAATTGGTAATTTATCATCACCTTCATATATTTCTATTTTTTGTCCAGGAAATACAGTTAATACACTTTCTTCCTCTGGATTTAGTAACCAACCTAATTCAGTTCCATTTCGGGAACAATGCAATAATTTAGTTAATACTTTTTTCTGTTGTTGTTCAGGAGAAAGAATTTCTATTACCCAGTCGGGATGAATTTCAAACCGGTTAGCAATTCTCCCAGACTCAGTTTTAGGAATTCTCTCCCACCGGAACACCGCAATATCAGGAACAATGGTGCTACCACCAAAAGTACAACGTAGTTCTGAGAAAGCTATGGCAATTTTTTGACTTCTGGTTAGTCCATTGACAACTTCAATAAAAGTAGTCTGAATTAAGCTGTGTTCACCTTGTGGCATAGGTTTTTGCAGGATTTCCCCGTTAATAAATTCTGATGCTGGCTTTGTTTCTGGTAACTTGACAAAATCTTCTAGTGTAATCTGGCGTTTAATGGCTATAGTCATAAGACCTCGCGGTATGCGGGAAACTCAGTCCCTTTAGGGCTGAGAGGGAAGCGACACGGGCGGTTTTAACCGCATTGAATCTTTTTTCATTACCGCCTTGGAGTTGGGAAATTCGGGGTACTGTTGTGATGTACTTTCAACGGGACAATTACCGATTCAAATTTCTCAACTCTGTACGCATAATGTGTTGCACGCGATGTGCCTCCCTTTCGGGGTGATGTTAGCTTCGACCTGTTATAAGAGCTTGTTAGGCTTGCAACACTGTTCCAGTGACCTTACAACTGTTTAATCACAAGCGACAGAGCAGGGAACTAGCTACGCATTCCGGGGTGTCGTGACTCAAATAACGGCTACCCTGAGACTATGCTCAGGGTGGTCTGGTCAGTACAGCTTGTTTGATTTCTCTTGCAAGCTCAGTCCCTTTAGGGCTGGGTTACTGACAATTGGTAACTAGAAAGCATAGTTATATTATTAACGATAATGTTTAAAATTAGTTTTCAGGAAATATCTGTAAAATCAAGTACATTGGGTATGTAATTACTACCTAAAAAAACGTGAATAAATTATTTATCAGTATTGGAATGTTTTTCGGTTCTACTATTGGTAGCTACATTCCGCTTTTATGGGGTGGGAGTTTGTTCTCATTTACCTCAATTCTATTTAGTGTGATTGGGGGATTTTTGGGAATATGGCTAGGTTATCGCACTTCCAAATATTTGGGGTTTATGTAATTTGCTAGAATTATTCACCGTTAATTAAGTAGAGGTTTAGCAATGCTAAACCCTTTATTTTCCCCATTTTTAAACTGCTTATTTTAAACTCAGATCATGTTGAGAAAGTAACTTCTCAACCTTTGCTTCTTCAATGCGGGAAGTTAACTTTTTGCTTTCATAAGCATCTCTAGTAGTTTTTGCCAAAGTAAAAGTAGAACCAACAGAAAAAGCTAAACCCATGCCCATAAA
The window above is part of the Dolichospermum sp. DET69 genome. Proteins encoded here:
- a CDS encoding GNAT family N-acetyltransferase yields the protein MTSLLPRNLSVVIRPVQHRDLDGIDRLTQESLSHLSPQEAGAAMRQMQWLRHWYGLLKFLSWFPNPLQYRFWGYVAEQGRILLGMIQVSPFNRTRSTWRIDRVMLAGTGDKMGVGSQLLRHCFESILEARTWILEVNINDVDALALYRHNGFQRLAEMTYWEISPQLLAELIQTEPDLPNLLPVSNADAPLLYQLDTAAMPPLVRQVFDRHTHDFKTTLFGAIGDALKQWMTKTEVVSGYVFEPQRKAAIGYFQVQLDRTGTNPHIATLTVHPAYTWLYPELLSQLARIAQDFPQQGLQLASSDYQPEREEYLERIGAKRREHTLIMSRSVWHKLRESKFVSLEGIQWQEMLQGLQPTRKPIPGGMSWMPQPQQVQPERAIPVQSEIVAFSHQNSNIIDTSCPLDSAADPTQEQQ
- a CDS encoding DUF29 domain-containing protein, whose protein sequence is MTVPYDELVFQSPYLAVVKAKQLLEEGKMKEVDYILESLSESMGRSEKRAVINRLTRLILHIIKWKCQPEKRSASWVISIRSARAEITASQEEMPSLNRDFLESIWNNCFLAAKQDARDEMGKKPDIIALSWDEVFNETYTLWED
- the ruvX gene encoding Holliday junction resolvase RuvX; the encoded protein is MISQQQSKSFISALGVDVGSKRIGLAGCDGTGLIATGITTIERKSFVEDVEKIQQIVNERQVQLLVVGLPYSMDGTIGFQARHVQKFAARLAEALKLPLEYMDERLTSYQAEQLIIAENRSPSRNKGLIDRKAAALILQQWLDARRSSLQRSVTFTDE
- a CDS encoding 2-phosphosulfolactate phosphatase family protein, with product MKIFVYHTPELTPTDTVPECAIAVDVLRATSTMSTVLAAGGEAVQVFSDLDQLMTVSEQWPPEKRLRAGERGGAKVAGFDLGNSPLDCTAELVAGKRLFISTTNGTRALQRIQNAPIVLAAALINRAAVVKFLLEKQPETVWIVGSGWEGSYSLEDTVCAGAIAHSIWQQTNCSLEEISGNDEAIGAIALYSQWQNDLLGLLHQASHGQRLLRLKCLEDLKYCSQTDTLDILPIQKELGVLKSH
- a CDS encoding DUF423 domain-containing protein, producing the protein MTQFFLTIAAIFGGLSVAGGAFGAHALREKISERSLEIFDTGARYQMYHALALLVVAMLMSRLETPSTTLVVSGWLFIIGVMIFSGSLYALSLTGIKSLGAVAPLGGLALMLGWGALAVAAATTKF
- a CDS encoding M61 family metallopeptidase; amino-acid sequence: MISELSPKIPYLVGMSQPETHLFEVTLHIVNYPSTVLDLKMPVWTPGSYLVREYERHLQDFVAVADSEPLSWHKVSKNHWQVEKGAVSEITINYRVFANELTVRTNHLDATHGYFNGAALFLRIPGWENLPMQITVIPANPKWQVTSSLPLVAETVNTFLAADFDTLVDSPFEIGCHQLYNFEVLGKPHELAVWGKGNFQPQQMIADCQKIIEVESQMFGGLPYDRYVFFLHLLQQGFGGLEHKNSCSLIYQRFGFRTQDKYEPFLQLVAHEFFHLWNVKRIRPQGLEVFDYDQENYTPSLWFCEGTTSYYDLIIPLRAGIYNAKAYLNYLSKEITRYLLTPGRKVQPLSESSFDAWIKLYRPDANSGNSQISYYLKGEMVSLLLDLLIRVNHQNQRSLDDVMRQMWKQFGKAEIGYTPEQLEGVIESVAGMDLGDFFKRYLHGLEDLPFNQYLQPFGLQLVEGNNEEPYLGVRINTENGREIIKFVEAGSPAQKAGIDAGNELLAIDGIKVGNQLNERLKDYQVNDSIQVTVFHQDELRTYSVNLAAPIAGKYQLKAMENPSSTEMENFAGWLGVPLTAIE